In Geobacter anodireducens, a genomic segment contains:
- a CDS encoding ribosome maturation factor, whose product MQKDDVVSRITVVAEQLLAPQGLELVEAEYKREGRQMVLRLFIDKPEGVTLDDCAAVSRELSEILDVEDVIREHYMLEVSSPGLNRPLKKEADYERYAGRLVKVRTFELLADEEGNRRKTFLGDLVGLSDGVVTLTLREGQLARIPLDKIAKANLEFEF is encoded by the coding sequence ATGCAGAAGGATGATGTTGTCAGTCGGATAACAGTGGTTGCCGAGCAGTTGCTCGCCCCTCAAGGGTTGGAGCTTGTGGAGGCTGAGTATAAGCGTGAGGGGCGGCAGATGGTTCTGCGTCTCTTCATTGACAAGCCGGAGGGGGTAACCCTGGACGACTGCGCTGCGGTAAGTCGTGAGTTGTCTGAAATCCTCGATGTCGAGGATGTTATTCGCGAGCACTATATGTTGGAGGTCTCTTCGCCCGGCCTCAATCGTCCCCTCAAGAAAGAGGCGGACTACGAGCGTTATGCGGGGCGCCTTGTCAAGGTGCGCACATTCGAGCTCCTGGCGGATGAAGAGGGGAACCGGCGCAAGACGTTTCTGGGCGATCTCGTCGGCCTCTCCGACGGAGTCGTCACCCTTACGCTTCGGGAAGGGCAGTTGGCCCGCATCCCTCTGGACAAAATAGCTAAAGCCAACCTGGAATTCGAATTTTAG
- a CDS encoding biotin synthase BioB, whose protein sequence is MTNFPESLANRIIEGDILDGDEAHRLLLLESTAAYALFLAASRVRDHFLGTGVDLCSIINAKSGRCPENCSFCAQSSHHPTNAPVYPLVDEEQIIACAREAAGAGSHCFGIVTSGSSISPGGELDRICRALRRIRRETAIEPSCSLGVIDYETALALREAGAVTYHHNLETARSFFPNICTTHDYEEDVETVRVAKRAGLKVCCGGIFGLGETPEQRVEMALTLRELDVDSIPLNFLNPIEGTPLAGADRITPLECLKTIAVYRLILPDRKIAVCGGRERNLRDLQSWMFFAGASGTMIGNYLTTTGRPPEQDWQMLTDLGLTVRQCNG, encoded by the coding sequence ATGACCAACTTCCCTGAATCACTTGCAAATCGTATCATCGAAGGAGACATCCTCGACGGGGACGAAGCCCACAGACTGCTCCTGCTGGAGAGCACCGCTGCCTACGCCCTCTTCCTGGCGGCCAGTCGTGTGCGCGATCATTTCCTCGGCACCGGCGTGGACCTGTGCTCCATTATTAACGCCAAATCGGGCCGCTGCCCGGAAAACTGCTCCTTTTGCGCCCAGTCGTCCCACCACCCCACCAACGCGCCCGTCTACCCTCTCGTCGACGAAGAGCAGATCATCGCCTGCGCCAGGGAAGCGGCAGGGGCCGGCTCCCATTGTTTCGGCATCGTAACCAGCGGCTCGTCCATCTCGCCGGGCGGCGAGCTGGACCGGATTTGCCGCGCGCTGCGGCGCATCCGCCGGGAAACGGCCATAGAACCGTCCTGCTCCCTCGGCGTCATCGACTACGAAACCGCCCTGGCGCTTCGCGAGGCCGGAGCCGTAACCTATCATCACAACCTTGAAACAGCCCGCAGTTTCTTCCCGAACATCTGTACCACCCATGATTACGAAGAGGATGTGGAAACAGTGCGCGTCGCCAAGCGGGCAGGGCTCAAGGTATGCTGCGGCGGCATCTTCGGACTGGGAGAGACCCCGGAACAGCGGGTCGAAATGGCCCTTACCCTGCGCGAACTCGACGTGGATTCAATCCCCCTCAACTTCCTGAACCCCATTGAAGGGACGCCCCTGGCCGGTGCGGACCGGATCACCCCGCTCGAATGCCTCAAGACCATCGCCGTGTACCGCCTCATCCTCCCGGATCGAAAAATCGCCGTTTGCGGCGGCCGTGAGCGCAACCTGCGGGACCTGCAGTCGTGGATGTTTTTCGCCGGTGCCAGCGGCACCATGATCGGCAACTATCTCACCACCACCGGTCGCCCGCCCGAGCAGGACTGGCAGATGCTGACCGACCTGGGGCTCACCGTGAGGCAGTGCAATGGCTGA